A genome region from Oncorhynchus gorbuscha isolate QuinsamMale2020 ecotype Even-year linkage group LG26, OgorEven_v1.0, whole genome shotgun sequence includes the following:
- the LOC124015823 gene encoding zinc finger protein 189-like, with protein MSSLNYSPPVKEEEVCWTEKEALGLNIVVKEEKEEEDVTVKKEVEVEAVTVKEEEKDVTVKEEKDTLRVKEEEDVTVKEEEKEEDAVFGVKMEGEITVTLKDEEVEIGDLINTREKPDSPSDNGKSPSGKSDPETPKAKGGHHCSHCGKSFTKKGNLHRHERTHTGEKPFQCSQCGKSFSELGYLLIHKRIHSGEIHLLLQIWNDFFQVRESEIT; from the exons ATGAGCTCCCTGAACTACTCCCCTCCTGTtaaagaagaggaggtctgctggacggagaaagaagctctggggctgaacattgttgtgaaagaggagaaggaagaggaggatgtcaCAGTTAAAAAAGAAGTAGAGGttgaggctgttacagtgaaagaagaagagaaagacgttactgtgaaagaagagaaagacacgttaagagtgaaagaggaggaggatgttactgtaaaagaagaggagaaagaggaggatgccGTTTTTGGAGTGAAGATGGAAGGGGAGATTACTGTCACATTGAAAGATGAAGAGGTGGAGATAggagatctgattaacacca GAGAGAAACCAGACTCTCCCTCTGACAACGGAAAGAGTCCTTCAGGGAAATCAGACCCAGAGACGCCCAAAGCAAAAGGAGGACATCACTGCtcccactgtggaaagagttttaccaagAAAGGGAACCTGCACaggcatgagaggacacacacaggagaaaaacctttccaatgctcccagtgtggaaagagttttagcgAATTAGGTTACCTATTAATACATAAGAGAATCCACTCTGGCGAGATCCACTTACTTCTCCAAATATGGAATGACTTTTTCCAGGTTAGGGAGTCTGAAatcacatga